In the Opitutaceae bacterium genome, one interval contains:
- a CDS encoding Ig-like domain-containing protein: protein MKCRQSLKEPPPPANTTPSISNITNKTIAEDTDTGAISFTVSDAQTSAGTLSVSGSSSNTSLVPNGNIVFGGSGGSRTVTVTPAADQSGTTTITVTVSDGSLSASDTFTLTVEPSSAQSPLIVEFPGVINGSEFELGSVIDIQVNVSDPAQTEYVELIVDDVPIGQDLAAPFVFLWSGAESGAHTIQAKAYDLLGAAHSSPIVVVSVSGSLTQVDPPVSGVYRGVISLPTTGADESSVPMDTGVETGRFSVWIDPAGAMRFLGFEPSTGVVFSVSDVTVAEDGTFVLTGLAAGELVIARGRIDAKGITGTIDGSDLVLTGLPVDADGPTGPATGVYEAFGVHTSDACLIVISGGDGLSLVTVCRDGAVQAAEVPVVISGGKAYLVSDVLRVEMVFDLNSGKAEGTLSIAGGQDIRFLGLRGDIAAFRRLENISTRGTIAANGGNMITGFVVTGTEAKEILIRAIGPGLEAFGAANAVRDPVLRLVSDAGTIATNSRWAVGNVGSVIETVSAQVGAFPLDPSSRDAVLLVTVFPGRYTAVVDDASLLGGITLVEIYDATEANVAGNDVSNLSTRGQVSSGKALIGGFVVSGNTAKRVLIRGIGPGLATFGVVNALPETRLILSQRVDGADVEVGRNSNWGTQPNAAAIIDATDAAGAFALDTGSDDSAMLLWLEPGVYTATVQAAASGISGLALIEVYQTE from the coding sequence GTGAAGTGCAGGCAATCTCTGAAGGAGCCTCCGCCGCCGGCCAATACGACTCCTTCCATTTCCAATATCACCAATAAAACCATTGCCGAAGACACCGATACCGGTGCAATCAGCTTCACCGTGTCCGATGCCCAGACCTCCGCAGGCACCCTGAGTGTCTCGGGCAGTTCGTCAAACACCTCCCTGGTTCCCAACGGCAACATCGTGTTCGGGGGCAGCGGTGGGAGCCGGACTGTCACTGTCACGCCCGCAGCCGATCAATCCGGCACCACGACGATTACCGTGACGGTAAGCGATGGCTCTCTCAGTGCAAGTGACACCTTCACTCTGACCGTCGAACCATCAAGCGCCCAGTCTCCATTGATTGTGGAATTCCCGGGAGTCATCAATGGCTCAGAATTCGAGTTGGGATCAGTGATTGATATTCAGGTCAATGTCAGCGATCCAGCTCAAACGGAATACGTTGAGTTGATTGTCGATGACGTTCCAATCGGCCAGGATTTGGCTGCTCCTTTCGTTTTTCTCTGGTCTGGAGCAGAGTCTGGAGCGCATACCATTCAGGCAAAGGCCTATGATTTGCTTGGAGCGGCCCATTCCTCACCGATCGTGGTGGTTTCGGTAAGTGGTTCATTGACCCAGGTGGATCCGCCGGTTTCTGGCGTTTATCGAGGAGTGATCTCTTTGCCGACGACGGGTGCAGATGAAAGCAGTGTTCCCATGGACACCGGTGTTGAGACCGGACGATTCTCGGTGTGGATCGATCCTGCGGGCGCCATGCGTTTTCTCGGTTTTGAGCCCTCAACGGGAGTGGTATTCTCGGTTTCAGACGTCACCGTCGCTGAAGACGGAACGTTCGTTTTGACGGGTCTCGCAGCGGGCGAACTCGTGATCGCGAGAGGTCGGATCGACGCCAAGGGAATCACCGGAACCATAGATGGTAGCGATCTTGTACTCACCGGTCTTCCGGTTGATGCGGATGGACCGACCGGGCCCGCGACCGGAGTCTACGAGGCTTTCGGGGTGCACACTTCGGATGCCTGTCTGATTGTCATCTCAGGTGGCGACGGCCTGAGTCTAGTCACTGTCTGTCGGGATGGTGCCGTTCAGGCCGCAGAGGTTCCGGTGGTCATCTCTGGTGGCAAAGCCTATCTGGTCAGTGACGTTCTTCGAGTTGAGATGGTGTTTGATCTCAATTCCGGAAAAGCTGAGGGGACCTTGTCGATTGCAGGAGGTCAGGATATTCGGTTCCTCGGTCTCCGAGGAGACATAGCTGCTTTTCGACGTCTTGAGAACATTTCGACCCGTGGAACGATCGCGGCAAACGGCGGAAACATGATCACGGGTTTCGTGGTGACAGGCACGGAGGCTAAGGAAATCCTGATCCGGGCGATTGGTCCGGGCCTGGAAGCTTTCGGAGCCGCCAATGCGGTGCGGGATCCGGTCCTGAGGCTTGTCTCCGATGCCGGAACCATCGCAACAAACAGTCGTTGGGCGGTGGGCAATGTGGGCTCGGTCATCGAAACGGTATCGGCACAGGTGGGTGCGTTTCCTCTTGATCCATCCAGTCGAGACGCCGTTCTCCTCGTCACGGTGTTTCCCGGCCGCTATACCGCAGTGGTCGACGATGCATCCCTGCTGGGGGGAATCACCCTGGTCGAGATTTACGATGCCACCGAGGCGAACGTTGCCGGCAACGATGTGAGCAATCTCTCGACTCGTGGTCAGGTTTCGTCCGGCAAGGCATTGATAGGAGGGTTTGTCGTGTCGGGCAATACGGCCAAGCGGGTTCTTATCCGTGGAATCGGACCGGGATTGGCAACCTTCGGCGTCGTCAACGCCCTGCCGGAGACCCGATTGATCTTGTCTCAGCGGGTCGATGGAGCGGATGTTGAAGTTGGCCGGAACTCGAATTGGGGAACCCAGCCCAACGCCGCAGCGATCATTGACGCGACTGACGCGGCCGGTGCCTTTGCCCTGGATACGGGCAGCGATGACTCCGCCATGCTCCTCTGGCTGGAACCGGGCGTCTATACAGCCACCGTTCAGGCCGCCGCTTCTGGAATCTCCGGCCTCGCCTTGATTGAAGTCTATCAAACGGAATGA
- a CDS encoding LamG domain-containing protein has protein sequence MIATSGNLTAGVWYHGAMTYDGTTLRLYLDGTEVGSTALSGIIATDSSMGVAAGSQPDGSQSFDGLIDDVRIYSKPLTQSEVQAISEGASAAGQYDSFHFQYHQ, from the coding sequence TTGATCGCCACCAGCGGCAACCTGACAGCCGGAGTCTGGTATCATGGCGCGATGACCTATGACGGGACCACCCTGCGCCTTTATCTCGATGGCACCGAGGTGGGCAGCACTGCGCTGAGTGGCATAATCGCCACGGACTCTTCAATGGGCGTGGCCGCGGGCAGTCAGCCCGACGGATCCCAGTCCTTTGACGGCCTCATTGACGATGTGCGCATCTATTCGAAGCCACTGACGCAAAGTGAAGTGCAGGCAATCTCTGAAGGAGCCTCCGCCGCCGGCCAATACGACTCCTTCCATTTCCAATATCACCAATAA
- a CDS encoding Ig-like domain-containing protein yields MATSSWSADLTLSWTDNSDNETGFKIERSLNGSSFSQVATVGANVESYTDAGLTAGTQYWFRVRATNASGDSGYTNVASATTAGSAPVNTAPTISNITNQTIAEDGTTGSLAFVIGDGESAASGLSLSASSSNAGLIPVSAVVFGGSGANRTVTVSPLSNQSGSATITVTVSDGLLSASDSFVVTVTAVNDAPLASDDGGYKTLPNQALSVTAALGVLANDSDVEGMILSAQLVAGVSHGNLTLNANGSFVYTPALDYSGNDSFTYRASDGVLTSNTATVSISIQPQPVGDSDALVHLLLDEGSGSVALDGREWQ; encoded by the coding sequence TTGGCGACATCGTCCTGGTCGGCGGACCTGACCCTGAGTTGGACGGACAACTCGGACAATGAGACGGGTTTCAAGATCGAGCGATCTCTGAATGGGAGTTCATTCAGTCAGGTCGCCACGGTGGGCGCCAATGTGGAGAGCTATACCGATGCTGGTCTGACCGCGGGCACGCAGTATTGGTTCCGGGTGCGTGCGACCAATGCCAGCGGAGACTCCGGCTACACCAACGTGGCGAGTGCGACGACGGCGGGCAGTGCGCCGGTGAACACGGCACCGACAATCAGCAACATCACCAACCAAACGATCGCCGAGGACGGAACGACGGGATCGCTTGCCTTTGTGATCGGCGATGGGGAGAGCGCTGCGAGCGGTCTTTCATTGTCTGCGAGTTCCTCGAACGCCGGCTTGATCCCGGTGAGCGCGGTGGTCTTTGGGGGAAGCGGTGCAAATCGCACGGTGACGGTGTCGCCCTTGTCCAATCAGTCAGGATCGGCGACAATCACGGTCACGGTCAGTGACGGACTGCTCAGCGCCAGTGACAGCTTTGTCGTGACGGTCACGGCGGTCAACGATGCGCCGTTGGCATCTGATGACGGGGGCTACAAGACGCTTCCCAATCAGGCCCTGAGCGTGACCGCGGCTCTGGGAGTGCTGGCCAACGACTCCGACGTCGAAGGCATGATTCTGTCCGCGCAACTTGTCGCGGGTGTCAGTCACGGCAATCTGACCCTCAACGCCAACGGCTCCTTTGTCTATACGCCTGCACTCGATTACAGTGGGAACGACAGTTTCACCTATCGGGCAAGCGACGGGGTCCTCACTTCCAATACCGCCACGGTCAGCATCTCCATTCAACCGCAGCCCGTGGGAGACTCCGATGCCCTGGTTCATCTGCTTTTGGATGAGGGCAGTGGATCGGTGGCGCTCGATGGCAGGGAATGGCAATGA
- a CDS encoding Ig-like domain-containing protein yields the protein MLATSSWSADLTLSWTDNSDNETGFKIERSLNGSSFSQVATVGANVESYTDAGLTAGTQYWFRVRATNASGDSGYTNVASATTAGSSPVNTAPTISNITNQTIAEDGTTGSLAFVIGDGESAASGLSLSASSSNAGLIPVSAVVFGGSGANRTVTVSPLSNQSGSATITVTVSDGLLSASDSFVVTVTAVNDAPLASDDGGYKTLPNQALSVTAALGVLANDSDVEGTILSAQLVAGVSHGNLTLNANGSFVYTPALDYSGNDSFTYRASDGVLTSNTATVSISIQPQPVGDSDALVHLLLDEGSGSVALDGSGNGRDATLAGGASYESDTGDGSAYAVHLDGVNGHINLGNLDVAGTGLTLAIGFKADSYPADRDPRLISKASSTAANDHIFMLSTTVSDSQNRLRGRLRIAGTTTTLIATSGNLTAGVWYHGAMTYDGTTLRLYLDGTEVGSTALSGIIATDSSMGVAAGSQPDGSQSFDGLIDDVRIYSKPLTQSEVQAISEGASPPPANTTPSISNITNKTIAEDTDTGAISFTVSDAQTSAGTLSVSGSSSNTSLVPNGNIVFGGSGGSRTVTVTPAADQSGTTTITVTVSDGSLSASDTFTLTVSSVNDAPAISNITNKTIAESTSTAAIAFTVSDLETAAGSLILSGSSSNISLVPNGNIVFGGSGGNRTVTVTPAAGQSGSSTITVTVSDGNLSASDTFTLTVTGVNDAPTISDISNKTTNEDTSTAAIAFTVSDPETVAGSLTVSGNSSNTSLVPNGNIVFAGSGGSRTVTITPAADQSGTTTITVTVSDGSLSASDTFTLVVAAVNDAPAISNITNKTIAESSDSGAIAFTVSDVETASSSLTVSGSSSNTSLVPNSNIAFGGSGANRTVTVTPAPGQSGVATITVSVSDGNLSASDSFTLTVTSVNDSPTISNITNKSISEDESTGATAFTISDPETAAGSLALSSTSSNTTLVPESGIVFGGSGGNRTVTVTPAADQFGSTTITVTVSDGNLSASDSFTLTVNAVNDAPTVTDISNRTIAENGNTGAIAFTVSDPETAAADLSVTGGSSNTTLVPNGNIVFGGSGANRSVTVTPVAGQSGTATITVAVSDGSLSSSDAFTLTVSGVNDGPLVSNIADVSIPEDGSTGPIAFTVSDAETGAADLTITGTSSNTSLVPNGNIVLGGNGGNRTVTVTPVANQSGTATVTIAVSDGSLTGSDTFELTVSPVNDAPTISNISNKTVAEDSPTSAIAFTVSDLETSAGSLTVSGSSSNPSLVLNSAIVFSGSGGNRALVVTPAAGQSGTATITVTVSDGNLSASDSFVLTVTGVNDAPTISNITNKTVNEDTATAAIGFTISDAETAAGSLTVSGSSSNTTLVPNEAIVFGGSNGNRTVTVSPAANQSGTANITVTVNDGSLSASDTFTLTVTAVNDVPTISNITNRTIGEGATTGAIAFTVSDIETSNGSLTLSADSSNTTLVPVSGIVFGGSGGNRTVTVTPVAGQNGSATITVTVNDGSSSASDAFVLTVTASPDPVTVSVISPVEGATFTVGDTIAGEALTSDIARTATVEFFHDSTQINTERQSPYNFSWTPDTAGTYAIKAIVTDTDGAKTESAPISITIADPTPDPLTVSLTSPADGTDFAYGSTINVSATVSDTARTNRVELLIDGSVIGQDTTSPYVLLWSGGTSGDHTIQVRAVDNDGGSVLSEVVNVTVGSSVLTVTLTNPVGDRELEAGQALLLEAVPSDIGNTSKIEFLVDGSIVNTQLQTPYDYSWSSTDIGAHTVQAKAYDADGASTLSASVTITVTDPAGGAVAGVYRGTLSTTPTGAAQAEGSATPAADAALSGEFAVHVDAEGWMHFLGFESTSGLGFADGPIQVETDGFFTLPLAVPEALQSLFGGAAVVTIEGRITSKGIEGTIVGTDIVLTGSFSGSAGATENASGFYELFGTRSSDTRVLLIIGADGIGHVIRIRDGVLVGEVVDVSIDGVNAFLASVDLGLEIVIDTVSGSLEGLLISNGGEIASLMGLRSDVSPDRRLENISTRGTITSGSGVMISGFVVSGDAPKTVLIRAIGPGLGQFGITNYMTDPVLELVGEAGLITSNARWILGNFGSIVETVSARIGAFALDPDSLDAALLVTVAPGRYSAVVRDAAGRGGDSLIEIYDATDTVVTGNDLVNLSTRGAVGSGKNLIGGFVVTGNVPKRVLIRGIGPGLAQFGVANALSSARLVLTQRVDGVNERIGENTGWSTNPNAEAIQTASESAGAFLLESGSGDSALLIWLEPGIYTAEVQPGTTGASGTGLVEVYQTD from the coding sequence GTGCTGGCGACATCGTCCTGGTCGGCGGACCTGACCCTGAGTTGGACGGACAACTCGGACAATGAGACGGGTTTCAAGATCGAGCGATCTCTGAATGGGAGTTCATTCAGTCAGGTCGCCACGGTGGGCGCCAATGTGGAGAGCTATACCGATGCTGGTCTGACCGCGGGCACGCAGTATTGGTTCCGGGTGCGTGCGACCAATGCCAGCGGAGACTCCGGCTACACCAACGTGGCGAGTGCGACGACGGCGGGCAGTTCTCCGGTGAACACGGCACCGACAATCAGCAACATCACCAATCAAACGATCGCCGAGGACGGAACGACGGGATCGCTTGCCTTTGTGATCGGCGATGGGGAGAGCGCTGCGAGCGGTCTTTCATTGTCTGCGAGTTCCTCGAACGCCGGCTTGATCCCGGTGAGCGCGGTGGTCTTTGGGGGAAGCGGTGCAAATCGCACGGTGACGGTGTCGCCCTTGTCCAATCAGTCAGGATCGGCGACAATCACGGTCACGGTCAGTGACGGACTGCTTAGCGCCAGTGACAGCTTTGTCGTGACGGTCACGGCGGTCAACGATGCGCCGTTGGCATCTGATGACGGGGGCTACAAGACGCTTCCCAATCAGGCCCTGAGCGTGACCGCGGCTCTGGGAGTGCTGGCCAACGACTCCGACGTCGAAGGTACGATTCTGTCCGCGCAACTTGTCGCGGGTGTCAGTCACGGCAATCTGACCCTCAACGCCAACGGCTCCTTTGTCTATACGCCTGCACTCGATTACAGTGGGAACGACAGTTTCACCTATCGGGCAAGCGACGGGGTCCTCACTTCCAATACCGCCACGGTCAGCATCTCCATTCAGCCTCAGCCCGTGGGAGACTCCGATGCCCTGGTTCATCTGCTTTTGGATGAGGGCAGTGGATCGGTGGCGCTCGATGGCAGTGGAAACGGCCGCGACGCGACGCTCGCAGGGGGGGCGTCCTACGAGTCGGATACCGGGGATGGTAGCGCCTACGCTGTGCATCTGGATGGGGTCAACGGCCACATCAATCTGGGCAATCTTGATGTCGCAGGAACCGGCTTGACCCTGGCGATCGGTTTCAAGGCGGACAGCTACCCGGCCGACCGTGACCCGCGTCTGATCTCCAAGGCATCAAGTACGGCAGCCAACGACCATATCTTCATGCTCAGTACCACGGTCTCGGATTCCCAGAACCGTCTGCGGGGTCGTTTGCGCATCGCTGGCACGACCACGACCTTGATCGCCACCAGCGGCAACCTGACAGCCGGAGTCTGGTATCATGGCGCGATGACCTATGACGGGACCACCCTGCGCCTTTATCTCGATGGCACCGAGGTGGGCAGTACTGCGCTGAGTGGCATAATCGCCACGGACTCTTCAATGGGCGTGGCCGCGGGCAGTCAGCCCGACGGATCCCAGTCCTTTGACGGCCTCATTGACGATGTGCGCATCTATTCGAAGCCACTGACGCAAAGTGAAGTGCAGGCAATCTCTGAAGGAGCCTCTCCGCCGCCGGCCAATACGACTCCTTCCATTTCCAATATCACCAATAAAACCATTGCCGAAGACACCGATACCGGTGCAATCAGCTTCACCGTGTCCGATGCCCAGACCTCCGCAGGCACCCTGAGTGTCTCGGGCAGTTCGTCAAACACCTCCCTGGTTCCCAACGGCAACATCGTGTTCGGGGGCAGCGGTGGGAGCCGGACTGTCACTGTCACGCCCGCAGCCGATCAATCCGGCACCACGACGATTACCGTGACGGTGAGCGATGGCTCTCTCAGTGCAAGTGACACCTTCACTCTGACCGTATCGTCAGTCAACGACGCTCCGGCAATCAGCAATATCACCAACAAAACGATCGCGGAAAGCACCTCGACCGCCGCGATAGCATTCACGGTCTCCGATCTGGAGACGGCCGCCGGGAGTCTGATCTTGTCGGGCAGTTCATCAAACATCTCCCTGGTTCCCAATGGCAATATCGTGTTCGGTGGCAGCGGGGGTAATCGGACGGTTACCGTGACGCCGGCTGCGGGTCAGTCAGGGAGTTCGACGATCACCGTGACAGTCAGCGATGGTAACCTTTCGGCAAGCGACACCTTTACATTGACTGTGACCGGCGTGAACGATGCACCGACCATCAGCGATATCTCAAACAAGACAACCAATGAAGACACCTCGACCGCCGCGATCGCATTCACGGTCTCCGATCCAGAGACAGTCGCCGGAAGTCTGACGGTGTCGGGCAATTCGTCGAATACCTCCCTGGTTCCGAACGGCAACATCGTGTTCGCAGGCAGCGGTGGAAGTCGGACGGTCACTATCACGCCAGCAGCCGATCAATCCGGAACCACGACGATTACCGTGACGGTGAGCGATGGATCTCTCAGTGCAAGTGACACCTTCACTTTAGTGGTCGCGGCAGTCAACGACGCCCCGGCAATCAGCAATATCACCAATAAAACGATCGCGGAGAGTAGTGACTCCGGGGCTATTGCATTCACAGTGTCCGATGTCGAGACGGCGAGCAGCAGCTTGACGGTTTCGGGTAGTTCTTCGAACACTTCGCTGGTTCCGAACTCCAATATCGCCTTCGGTGGCAGTGGCGCGAATCGGACGGTGACGGTGACACCGGCGCCCGGTCAGTCCGGCGTCGCTACGATCACCGTTTCGGTAAGTGACGGCAATCTGTCAGCCAGCGACAGTTTCACGCTTACGGTGACATCGGTCAACGACTCGCCGACAATCAGCAATATCACGAACAAGAGCATATCTGAGGACGAATCGACCGGCGCAACCGCTTTCACGATTTCAGATCCAGAGACGGCCGCCGGCAGCCTGGCGCTCAGTTCGACATCCTCGAATACAACGCTGGTCCCCGAGTCCGGTATTGTTTTTGGAGGCAGCGGAGGAAATCGGACGGTTACGGTTACCCCCGCCGCGGACCAATTCGGCAGCACCACGATCACAGTTACGGTGAGCGACGGGAACCTTTCCGCCAGCGACTCCTTCACTCTGACGGTAAATGCCGTCAATGACGCTCCGACGGTCACCGATATCTCCAACCGGACGATCGCCGAGAATGGCAATACCGGAGCGATTGCCTTCACGGTATCCGACCCAGAAACGGCGGCGGCGGACCTCTCCGTTACGGGCGGCTCTTCGAACACGACACTCGTCCCGAACGGCAACATTGTATTTGGTGGAAGCGGAGCCAATCGTTCCGTTACGGTGACTCCGGTTGCGGGTCAGAGCGGCACGGCAACAATCACGGTGGCGGTCAGTGATGGCAGCCTGTCTTCCAGCGATGCATTCACCCTTACGGTCAGTGGAGTGAATGACGGACCTCTGGTCAGCAATATCGCAGATGTATCCATTCCGGAGGACGGTTCGACCGGACCGATCGCTTTCACCGTTTCGGATGCAGAAACCGGGGCTGCGGACCTGACGATCACGGGCACATCCTCGAACACCTCCCTGGTCCCCAATGGGAACATAGTTCTTGGCGGGAACGGCGGGAATCGGACGGTGACGGTGACGCCGGTTGCGAATCAATCCGGCACCGCGACGGTTACGATTGCAGTGAGCGATGGCAGTCTGACGGGTAGCGATACTTTTGAACTGACGGTCAGCCCAGTCAACGACGCGCCGACGATCAGCAATATCAGCAACAAGACAGTTGCCGAGGATTCGCCCACCAGCGCGATTGCGTTTACGGTTTCTGATCTGGAGACATCCGCCGGAAGCCTGACTGTTTCGGGCAGTTCATCCAACCCATCGTTGGTCCTCAACAGCGCGATCGTCTTCAGCGGCAGTGGCGGCAACCGCGCTCTCGTGGTGACGCCGGCTGCGGGTCAGTCGGGGACGGCCACAATCACGGTTACGGTCAGCGACGGGAATCTGTCGGCAAGCGATTCCTTCGTCCTGACGGTGACAGGAGTGAACGATGCGCCCACCATCAGCAATATCACGAACAAGACGGTCAATGAGGATACCGCGACTGCCGCGATCGGATTCACCATCTCCGATGCAGAGACTGCAGCCGGGAGTCTGACCGTATCGGGCAGTTCCTCGAACACCACGCTCGTCCCGAACGAGGCGATTGTCTTTGGGGGCAGCAATGGTAACCGGACGGTTACCGTTTCCCCGGCAGCCAATCAGTCGGGCACGGCCAACATCACGGTCACGGTCAACGATGGCAGCCTCAGTGCCAGTGATACCTTTACCCTTACGGTGACGGCAGTAAATGATGTGCCCACCATCAGCAATATCACGAACCGCACGATCGGTGAGGGAGCCACCACCGGAGCAATCGCCTTCACGGTTTCGGACATCGAAACATCGAATGGCAGCCTTACTCTCAGTGCCGACTCTTCGAACACAACCCTGGTCCCGGTCAGCGGGATTGTCTTCGGTGGCAGTGGCGGCAATCGGACGGTCACGGTGACCCCCGTGGCAGGACAGAATGGCAGCGCAACGATTACCGTGACAGTCAATGACGGATCGTCTTCAGCATCCGATGCTTTCGTTCTCACAGTGACGGCGTCGCCCGATCCCGTCACCGTGTCAGTCATCTCACCGGTCGAAGGAGCCACCTTTACCGTAGGTGACACGATCGCGGGCGAAGCTTTGACCAGCGATATAGCGAGAACCGCCACTGTTGAGTTTTTCCATGATTCGACGCAGATCAACACCGAGCGTCAGAGTCCTTACAACTTCAGCTGGACGCCGGACACCGCCGGGACCTACGCGATCAAGGCCATCGTCACCGACACGGATGGGGCGAAGACCGAGTCCGCGCCGATATCGATAACGATTGCCGATCCGACTCCGGATCCCCTGACCGTCTCGCTGACCAGCCCGGCGGACGGTACGGACTTTGCCTACGGCAGCACGATCAACGTCAGCGCGACCGTCAGCGATACCGCCCGGACCAACCGGGTCGAGCTTCTGATCGACGGAAGCGTGATCGGCCAGGATACAACCTCTCCTTACGTCCTTCTCTGGTCCGGTGGCACTTCGGGTGACCATACCATCCAGGTTCGAGCGGTGGATAACGATGGCGGATCGGTCTTGTCGGAAGTGGTGAATGTCACGGTCGGCAGCTCGGTTCTGACGGTTACCCTGACCAATCCGGTTGGTGATCGTGAACTCGAAGCAGGACAGGCCCTTCTCCTCGAGGCCGTTCCCAGCGATATCGGAAACACCTCAAAGATCGAATTTCTTGTCGATGGATCGATCGTCAACACACAGTTGCAGACGCCTTATGACTACAGCTGGTCATCGACGGATATCGGGGCGCACACCGTTCAGGCGAAGGCCTATGACGCTGACGGCGCATCGACGTTGAGCGCCTCGGTCACGATCACCGTCACCGATCCAGCCGGCGGCGCAGTCGCCGGGGTCTACCGAGGAACCCTGTCCACGACTCCAACCGGCGCCGCCCAGGCCGAGGGTTCGGCTACACCAGCGGCCGACGCGGCGTTGAGCGGCGAGTTTGCCGTCCACGTGGATGCCGAAGGTTGGATGCACTTCCTTGGATTCGAGTCGACTTCCGGTCTCGGCTTTGCCGATGGCCCGATCCAGGTGGAAACTGACGGATTCTTTACGCTGCCTCTGGCAGTCCCGGAGGCGCTTCAGTCGCTCTTTGGTGGCGCAGCGGTTGTGACGATCGAAGGGCGGATCACCTCGAAGGGCATTGAAGGGACCATCGTGGGAACGGACATTGTGCTCACGGGCTCGTTTTCGGGTTCGGCGGGTGCCACAGAGAATGCCTCCGGTTTCTATGAGCTCTTCGGAACCCGTAGCAGTGATACCCGTGTCCTCCTGATTATCGGTGCGGATGGGATCGGTCATGTCATCCGGATTCGGGACGGCGTCCTCGTCGGTGAGGTGGTCGACGTTTCGATCGATGGAGTGAATGCTTTTCTCGCGAGTGTGGATCTCGGCCTCGAGATCGTCATCGATACGGTCAGCGGGTCGCTTGAGGGCCTTCTCATTTCGAACGGAGGGGAAATCGCCTCCCTGATGGGCCTCCGCAGTGACGTCAGTCCTGATCGCCGACTCGAGAATATCTCGACGCGAGGCACGATCACTTCCGGCAGCGGTGTCATGATCTCCGGATTTGTCGTGTCCGGTGACGCTCCGAAGACGGTCCTCATCCGCGCGATCGGGCCGGGTCTGGGTCAGTTCGGCATCACCAACTACATGACCGATCCGGTTCTGGAACTGGTCGGAGAGGCGGGCCTGATCACCTCAAATGCCCGGTGGATCCTCGGCAACTTCGGTTCCATTGTGGAGACCGTTTCCGCCCGGATCGGCGCGTTCGCCCTGGATCCGGACAGTCTTGATGCGGCCCTGTTGGTCACGGTTGCCCCGGGGCGTTATTCCGCGGTCGTTCGCGATGCGGCGGGTCGGGGAGGGGACTCCCTGATCGAGATCTACGATGCGACGGATACGGTCGTGACCGGCAATGACCTGGTCAATCTCTCGACCCGCGGAGCGGTCGGGTCGGGCAAGAACCTGATCGGCGGATTCGTGGTCACCGGCAATGTTCCGAAACGGGTGCTGATCCGCGGAATCGGTCCGGGCCTGGCTCAGTTCGGAGTGGCGAATGCCCTGTCGTCGGCAAGACTGGTCCTGACCCAGCGGGTCGACGGAGTGAACGAACGGATTGGGGAGAACACCGGTTGGTCGACCAACCCGAATGCCGAGGCCATCCAGACGGCTTCGGAGAGTGCGGGTGCGTTCCTCCTGGAATCCGGAAGCGGAGATTCCGCCCTCCTCATCTGGCTCGAACCCGGCATCTACACCGCCGAAGTCCAACCCGGCACGACCGGGGCCTCCGGCACCGGGTTGGTTGAAGTCTACCAAACCGACTAG